TGGGCGACACCTGGCTGGCCCAGGAGGCGGACCGGCTCGGCGGGCGGGTCACCGAGGGCCGCGCCGACGCCGGGCTCATGGCCGACCTGGCCGCCCTCGACGGCCCCGGCTTCGCCGCGAGCGACCTGCGCGCGGAGGTGCGTGACTTCTACGAGCACACCGCGTCGTGGCGGATGGAGGTGTGGACCGGCTGGCAACCGCTCTTCTGGCCCGGTGGCGAGCTCGTCTCCCGGCGCTTCGGGCGCCGGGTGGGCCAGCTGGCCCTGCCGATGCGGCCGCTCGACGTCGCCCGTGGGATGGACAGCCGGGTCTCGGTCATCACCGACCGGCACGGCGCCCAGCAGGCCGCCGGGTGGCTGCGCACCCTGCGCTCGACCGGCGAGTACGTGTACTCCGGCTGCTACTCCCTGCGCCGCCTGCCCGGCTCCGACCGGCTCCGACCGGCCCAGCGTGCACGTCGCGTTCCCCCTGGAGCACGGCAACGTGCAGGTCTTCCTGCGCCCGGAGGTGGGCCCCGGCGGCTCGCTGGTGCTGCGCTCCCCGTCGCGGGCCTTCGGCGGCGACGGCTGCTACGTCACCGTGCGCCACCGCGGGCGCACCTTCGCCGCGCGGGCACCGGTGCGCGAGCGCTTCCACGTCCACGTCGACGACGAGGGCGTGCTGCGCACCGACCACCACCTCTCGCTGTGGTCGGCCCGGGCGGTCTCGCTGCACTACCGCCTGGAACGGCTGGCGCCGCCCCGGGCTACCCCCGGGGTCGCACCGTCAGGTCGCTGAGCACCGCGTCGTCGGGCAGGTCGAGGGCGTGCAGCACCGCGCCGACCACGGTCGCGGGGTCGATCCACTGCGACGGGTCGTAGTCCTTGCCCTCCTGGGCGTGCACCTTCTCCTGCATCGCGGTGGCGGTGCGTCCGGGGTAGACGGAGGTCACCCGCACCCCGTGGGCCGCCTCCTCGGCGCGCAGCGAGTCGGCCAGCGCCTTGAGCCCGTGCTTGCTGGCGGCGTACGCCGACCACTGCGGGTGGGCGAAGAGCCCGGCACCCGAGTTGACCAGCACCACGGTGCCGCGCGCCGCGCGCAGGGCGGGCAGGGCCAGCCTCGTCAGCACGGCCGGCGCCACGAGGTTGACCGTCACCTGCTCCACCCAGGCAGCGGTGGACAGCTCGGCGACCGGGCCGAGCTCGACCACCCCGCCGGCGTGGACCAGGGAGTCGAGGCGCGCGGGCAGCCGGCCCTCGAGCGCGTCGACGGCACCGGGGTCGGCCAGGTCGGCGACGACCGTGCGCGCCCCGGGGTGCGCCGCCTCGAGCTCGGCGGCGCGCTCCTCGGAGCGGGCCAGCAGCCAGGTCTCGTCGCCGCGCTCACGCAGCCGCTGGGCGAGCACCTCCCCGATGCCGGAGCCGGCGCCGGTGAGCAGGTGGGTGCGGGGGCTCATCGCGGGCGCCTCCTCAGCGGGTCAGCACGATCTTGCCGAAGACGTCACCGTCGATCATGGCGGCGAAGCCCTCGGGTGCCCGGTCCATCGGCAGGGTGCGGTCGACCAGGGGGCGCGCACCGGTGGCGTCGAGCATCGAGACCAACGAGGCCAGCTCGTCGCGCGTGCCCATGGTGGAGCCGACCACCGAGAGCTGGAGGAAGAAGATGCGGGTCAGCTCGGCGTCGTCGAGCTGGGGACCCGAGGTGGTGCCGCTGATGACCAGGCGACCGCCGGGCTTGAGCGAGC
The Nocardioides marinisabuli genome window above contains:
- a CDS encoding SDR family oxidoreductase; the encoded protein is MSPRTHLLTGAGSGIGEVLAQRLRERGDETWLLARSEERAAELEAAHPGARTVVADLADPGAVDALEGRLPARLDSLVHAGGVVELGPVAELSTAAWVEQVTVNLVAPAVLTRLALPALRAARGTVVLVNSGAGLFAHPQWSAYAASKHGLKALADSLRAEEAAHGVRVTSVYPGRTATAMQEKVHAQEGKDYDPSQWIDPATVVGAVLHALDLPDDAVLSDLTVRPRG